The DNA window TATTGGAGCACATGGCTGTTTTAAAATTAAAAAACAACATGAAATCCCCTATTCTATTATTGGTAGGCCCTCCCGGAGTAGGTAAAACTTCTTTAGGAAAATCTATCGCAGATGCTCTTGGAAGAAAATATGTAAGATTATCTTTAGGAGGTCTTCATGACGAAAGTGAAATTCGCGGACATAGAAAAACGTACATCGGAGCGATGGCGGGAAGAATTCTTCAATCCATCAAAAAATCAGGAACATCCAATCCGGTAATTGTTTTGGATGAGATTGATAAAATCGGACAGGGTCTTCATGGGGATCCGAGCTCGGCATTGCTTGAAGTTCTTGATCCTGAACAAAATAAATCGTTTTACGACAACTTCCTTGAGATGGGCTATGACCTGTCGAGAGTGATGTTCATTGCAACAGCCAATTCGCTATCAAGTATACAAACGCCACTTTTGGACAGAACTGAAATTATCCAGATTGCAGGGTATACATTAGAAGAAAAAATTGAAATTGCCAAAAGGCACTTAATTAAGAAACAGCAGGAAGAAAATGGTCTGGATACTAAATCATTTAAACTTGGAAATGCTGAACTTAAGCATATCATTGAAGCCCACACTTCTGAAAGTGGAGTAAGAACTTTAGAAAAAAGAATTGCTTCCATCGCAAGATGGGTAGCTTTACAGACAGCCCTGGTAAAGGAATATGACTCAAAAATTTCACTTGAAAAAGTAGATGAAATTCTGGGTGTACCAAGACCGAAAAGTTTATCTGAAATCACCGGAGTTCCCGGTGTTGTAACAGGATTAGCCTGGACAAGTGTTGGTGGTGATATTCTTTATATTGAAAGTATTTTAAGTAATGGTAAAGGCACTTTAACCATGACCGGTAATCTGGGAACTGTGATGAAAGAGTCTGCAACAATTGCCTTAGAATACATCAAAGCCAGACATGACGAGTTGGGAATTCCACAGGAAGAGCTGGATAAGAAAAATATTCATGTGCATGTTCCGGAAGGCGCGACTCCTAAAGATGGCCCATCAGCAGGTATTGCCATGTTAACCTCAATGGTGTCTTCATTTAAAAATAAAAAAATTAAGCCACACCTTGCAATGACCGGTGAAATTACTCTTAGAGGAAAAGTACTTCCTGTAGGTGGAATAAAAGAAAAGCTTCTCGCAGCAACAAGAGCGGGAGTGAAAGATGTAATTCTTTGTGAAGCCAACAGAAAAGATGTGGAAGAGATCAAAAAAGATTATTTAAAAAATCTGAAGGTGCACTACGTAAGCAGAATGGAAGAGGTCATCGACATCGCCATTGAAAAATAAACAACTTATAACATATTAACTTCTCAATAAAGAAATACGTCCTGATAATCGGGGCGTATTTCTGTTTTATACATGAAAACTGCGTATTTTCTATTAGCTGGAATAAAATTTGATAAACTAAAAGAAAAAATCAACCTAATTGGATAAAAAATTTTCCAATTCAGAAGGGTTTTCTTATTTTTATTCCACCTGCAGATTTTAGATTATGAATTTTCTTAGACTCCCTTTTCTTGTCAAGCTGACGCTCGTTGTTGTTTCCATCATCGGGATAGGCTATCTTTTAGTTTTAGAGCAGACCATTATAGCTCCGTTCTTCTTTGCATTCCTGATGGCGATGCTGTTTTTACCGGCCGCAACTTTTATGGAAAGAAGGCTAAGATTTCCGAGATCTGTATCCACAATGACCTCAGTTTTCATTATGTTGATTATTTTAAGTGGTATTATCTACTTTTTCACCAATCAACTGTCTGATTTCAGTAAAGATCTTCCTCATCTGAAGGAACAGTTTACTACAGTTTTCAATAATTTGCAGCATTGGGTATCCAAAACTTTCAATGTCAAAGTTGACGAGCAAGTAGACTACATCAACCAGGGGGTCAATAAATTACTATCTTCTTCGGGCGCTATTTTAGGCTTTACTTTTGGAATATTTTCAACTGGATTTGGCTTTATTATCTTCTTTACCCTGTTTTTTATCTTTATTTTAAATTACAGAAGATTATTAAATAATTTCATTGTCACTGTTTTTAATGAAAGACATAAAGCCAGCGTACAGGAAGCCGTAACTGAAATCCGGATCATGACTAAAAAATACATTTTCGGACTTTGTCTTCAGGTGATTATTGTATCTATTCTTACGTCTATTCTTTTGACGGTTTTAGGAGTAAAATATGCCATCCTTTTGGCTGTATTGACAGGTTTACTTAATGTAATTCCGTACCTGGGAATCTTTATGTCCCTGATTATTTCCTGTTTCATTGCATTTGCCACGGCTAGCCCTTCAACATGTATCTATGTTGCTATCGGGTATATCGGCATTCATGCTATTGATGGAAATATCGTCCTGCCTTTTGTGGTAGGTTCAAGAGTAAAGATCAATGCCTTGTTTTCCTTTATTGGAATTCTTTTGGGCGAACACCTTTGGGGTATCGCAG is part of the Chryseobacterium lactis genome and encodes:
- the lon gene encoding endopeptidase La, with product MTEFEDISLEEMISDGFDIVTEEINLSDFAETDQNSEQKIFPILPVRNMVMFPNVVIPITAGRKNSIQLLEEAQKNGEFVGIVSQKNSDVEQPTEKDIYTTGTLAKIIKIIKLPEGNITAITKGFHRFKIKKVLENKPYFRAEISKLKDTRPKNQEEYEALLENIKELALKIIELDPNIPNAANFAIKNINNNDDLLNFICTNASFPSVEKQRLLEEKSLIERANKCYEMMHEDFRKLELRNQIHQKTSKDLDKQQREYFLNQQIRTIQEELGGGTEGDVEDLIAKAKTKKWNQEVEDHFQKEINRLQRQNPNSPDYNVQRNYLDFFTDLPWETYTKDVFDIVKAEKVLDKAHFGLEDIKKRILEHMAVLKLKNNMKSPILLLVGPPGVGKTSLGKSIADALGRKYVRLSLGGLHDESEIRGHRKTYIGAMAGRILQSIKKSGTSNPVIVLDEIDKIGQGLHGDPSSALLEVLDPEQNKSFYDNFLEMGYDLSRVMFIATANSLSSIQTPLLDRTEIIQIAGYTLEEKIEIAKRHLIKKQQEENGLDTKSFKLGNAELKHIIEAHTSESGVRTLEKRIASIARWVALQTALVKEYDSKISLEKVDEILGVPRPKSLSEITGVPGVVTGLAWTSVGGDILYIESILSNGKGTLTMTGNLGTVMKESATIALEYIKARHDELGIPQEELDKKNIHVHVPEGATPKDGPSAGIAMLTSMVSSFKNKKIKPHLAMTGEITLRGKVLPVGGIKEKLLAATRAGVKDVILCEANRKDVEEIKKDYLKNLKVHYVSRMEEVIDIAIEK
- a CDS encoding AI-2E family transporter, encoding MNFLRLPFLVKLTLVVVSIIGIGYLLVLEQTIIAPFFFAFLMAMLFLPAATFMERRLRFPRSVSTMTSVFIMLIILSGIIYFFTNQLSDFSKDLPHLKEQFTTVFNNLQHWVSKTFNVKVDEQVDYINQGVNKLLSSSGAILGFTFGIFSTGFGFIIFFTLFFIFILNYRRLLNNFIVTVFNERHKASVQEAVTEIRIMTKKYIFGLCLQVIIVSILTSILLTVLGVKYAILLAVLTGLLNVIPYLGIFMSLIISCFIAFATASPSTCIYVAIGYIGIHAIDGNIVLPFVVGSRVKINALFSFIGILLGEHLWGIAGMFLCIPAIAIIKIICERVDDLKPWGRLLGEEEKPNKKKKSYKISKNITLKEMD